A part of Pseudoalteromonas arctica A 37-1-2 genomic DNA contains:
- the ruvC gene encoding crossover junction endodeoxyribonuclease RuvC, translating to MAIILGIDPGSRLTGYGVVAHQGSKFTYLGSGCIKLADHPFPIRLKMIYQGITQLIEQFSPETFAIEKVFMAHNPDSALKLGQARGAAIVGAAMADLPVFEYSARQIKQAVVGNGGADKTQVQHMVKNILKLPGTPQADAADALAIAICHAHSEQNLIKLAGSASKIVRGRLRK from the coding sequence TTGGCCATTATTTTAGGGATCGATCCTGGTTCACGTTTGACCGGATATGGCGTTGTTGCCCACCAAGGTTCTAAATTTACATACCTAGGCAGTGGTTGTATTAAATTAGCCGATCATCCTTTTCCGATCAGGCTTAAAATGATTTACCAAGGCATTACACAGCTTATTGAGCAGTTTTCGCCAGAAACCTTTGCCATTGAAAAAGTATTTATGGCGCATAACCCCGATTCTGCTTTAAAGCTTGGCCAAGCTAGAGGCGCTGCTATTGTGGGTGCTGCAATGGCCGACTTGCCCGTATTTGAATATTCAGCTAGGCAAATTAAGCAAGCAGTAGTAGGTAACGGTGGCGCTGATAAAACACAAGTGCAGCACATGGTAAAAAATATTTTAAAACTACCCGGTACGCCACAGGCCGATGCAGCTGATGCACTCGCTATTGCGATTTGCCATGCTCATTCAGAACAAAATTTAATTAAACTAGCGGGTAGCGCAAGCAAAATCGTTAGAGGACGTTTAAGGAAATAA
- the ruvA gene encoding Holliday junction branch migration protein RuvA, producing the protein MIGRLNGVLVEKQPPEILLEVSGVGYEVQMPMTCFYDLPKIGENAIVYTHFVVREDAQLLFGFNNKVERALFRELLKANGVGPKLGLAILSGMSAKQFVSCVNNEDSTSLVKLPGVGKKTAERLVLEMKDRLKDWGNDLFTPFSDSAVIEPMSDATIANNAADDAVSALVALGYKLPQAQKAVKSISKPDMSTEVLIRESLKSML; encoded by the coding sequence ATGATAGGCCGCTTAAATGGCGTTTTAGTCGAAAAACAGCCACCAGAAATATTACTCGAAGTAAGTGGTGTCGGTTACGAAGTACAAATGCCAATGACCTGTTTTTACGATTTACCAAAAATTGGTGAAAACGCGATTGTTTACACCCACTTTGTAGTGCGTGAAGATGCTCAATTATTATTTGGTTTTAATAATAAAGTTGAACGCGCCTTGTTTAGAGAGCTATTAAAAGCAAATGGCGTAGGGCCAAAACTTGGCTTAGCTATTTTATCGGGCATGTCGGCAAAGCAATTTGTAAGCTGTGTAAATAACGAAGACTCAACGTCGCTAGTTAAATTACCGGGTGTAGGTAAAAAAACAGCCGAGCGTTTAGTACTCGAAATGAAAGACAGATTAAAAGATTGGGGTAATGATTTATTTACGCCATTTAGTGACAGCGCAGTAATAGAGCCGATGAGCGATGCGACAATTGCTAATAATGCAGCCGATGATGCCGTATCGGCATTGGTTGCGTTAGGTTATAAATTGCCACAAGCGCAAAAAGCAGTAAAATCGATAAGCAAGCCCGATATGTCTACTGAGGTTCTTATTAGAGAATCTTTAAAATCAATGTTGTGA
- the tolR gene encoding protein TolR codes for MYQRKKRRPVAEINVVPYIDVMLVLLIIFMATAPLITHGVKVDLPKMEESDLVDTKDTPPIIASIDAEGKYYVSVGTDPEEPMEALDVAAVIKLQLMKNPDVPVMIKGSGKVSYQEVLLLMDFLKNAGVPSVGLMTESFEGK; via the coding sequence ATGTATCAGCGTAAAAAGCGCCGTCCGGTCGCAGAAATTAATGTAGTACCTTACATTGATGTAATGTTGGTATTACTTATTATATTTATGGCAACAGCACCGCTTATTACACACGGTGTAAAAGTTGATTTACCTAAAATGGAAGAGTCTGATTTAGTTGATACTAAAGATACTCCTCCCATTATTGCTTCAATTGATGCAGAGGGTAAATATTATGTAAGCGTAGGTACTGATCCTGAAGAGCCTATGGAAGCACTTGATGTTGCTGCGGTTATAAAATTACAGTTAATGAAAAACCCTGACGTGCCAGTTATGATTAAAGGCTCGGGTAAGGTGTCGTATCAAGAAGTATTATTACTAATGGATTTTTTGAAAAATGCAGGCGTACCATCAGTAGGATTAATGACTGAATCCTTTGAGGGGAAGTAG
- the tolA gene encoding cell envelope integrity protein TolA translates to MNSSVVKSIVLHLGIGGFLYASANIHPPAPKVMEVTLNSAIPTPDKAVSAVTVDQKQVEQKIAELQKKEKDKKSAEDKRIRDLERRAANARKQRESESRHIKKLEQERKAKEKETAEAQAQAKKARAIEQKERAKAKQAEKQKQEAESAAKAAADKRKTEEDALKKAEAERKKREEEAKERAAEAERKRQQAMQEQMLQEQLAKEQAARSKIRQQQVVSEVDKYRALIMARIQQNLLIDEKMKNQQCRVNIRLGFNGLVTQVKSLGGDKLVCEAALRAVRMADTLPVSKDKDVFEQLKNINLTIKPEF, encoded by the coding sequence ATGAATAGTTCAGTAGTAAAATCGATAGTACTTCATTTAGGAATTGGTGGTTTTTTGTATGCGTCTGCAAACATTCATCCGCCAGCACCTAAAGTAATGGAAGTAACGCTTAATTCGGCTATACCTACGCCAGATAAAGCAGTATCAGCCGTTACAGTTGATCAAAAACAAGTTGAGCAAAAAATTGCTGAACTTCAAAAGAAAGAAAAAGATAAAAAAAGTGCTGAAGACAAACGTATCCGCGATTTAGAACGCAGAGCGGCCAATGCACGTAAGCAACGCGAATCTGAATCTAGGCATATTAAAAAGCTAGAGCAAGAACGTAAAGCTAAAGAAAAAGAAACAGCCGAGGCGCAAGCGCAAGCTAAAAAAGCACGTGCCATTGAGCAAAAAGAGCGCGCTAAAGCTAAGCAAGCTGAAAAGCAAAAGCAAGAAGCTGAAAGTGCAGCAAAAGCTGCTGCTGATAAGCGTAAAACCGAAGAAGACGCACTTAAAAAAGCAGAAGCTGAACGTAAAAAACGTGAAGAGGAAGCAAAAGAGCGTGCAGCCGAGGCAGAACGTAAACGCCAGCAAGCAATGCAAGAGCAAATGTTACAAGAGCAACTTGCCAAAGAGCAGGCTGCCCGTAGTAAAATACGTCAACAACAAGTGGTAAGCGAAGTTGATAAGTACCGTGCATTAATTATGGCGCGTATTCAGCAAAACTTATTGATTGATGAAAAAATGAAAAACCAACAGTGCCGAGTAAATATTCGTTTAGGTTTTAATGGTTTAGTAACGCAAGTTAAATCATTAGGTGGCGATAAGTTGGTATGTGAAGCTGCATTAAGAGCAGTGCGCATGGCCGACACATTACCGGTATCTAAAGATAAAGACGTATTCGAACAACTTAAGAATATTAATTTAACAATCAAGCCAGAATTTTAA
- the ruvB gene encoding Holliday junction branch migration DNA helicase RuvB has product MIEADRLIDATEKTNEDSIDRAIRPKLLADYRGQPHVKQQMEIFIEAARTRGEALDHLLIFGPPGLGKTTLANIVANELHVSIKTTSGPVLEKAGDLAALLTNLEEGDVLFIDEIHRLSPQVEEILYPAMEDYQLDIMIGEGPAARSIKLDLPAFTLIGATTRAGSLTSPLRDRFGIVQRLEFYSVEDLSHIVGRSAHYLGLEMCDDGATEIAQRSRGTPRIANRLLRRVRDYTQVKSDGTVNAEVAKQALDIIDVDKSGFDYMDRKYLLAIIEKFMGGPVGLDNVAAAIGEERETIEDVIEPFLIQQGFIQRTPRGRIVSDSAYHHFGLLPKKD; this is encoded by the coding sequence ATGATTGAAGCGGATCGCTTAATTGATGCGACTGAAAAAACAAACGAAGACTCTATAGACCGTGCAATAAGGCCTAAACTTTTAGCCGACTACAGAGGCCAGCCTCATGTTAAGCAGCAAATGGAAATTTTTATTGAAGCTGCCCGAACCCGTGGTGAAGCGCTCGATCATTTATTAATATTTGGCCCACCAGGGCTAGGTAAAACCACGCTTGCAAATATCGTAGCCAACGAATTACACGTAAGTATTAAAACAACATCCGGCCCTGTACTTGAAAAAGCAGGCGATTTAGCTGCGTTACTTACTAATTTAGAAGAAGGCGATGTACTGTTTATTGATGAAATACACAGGCTAAGCCCGCAAGTTGAAGAAATACTGTATCCAGCAATGGAAGACTACCAGCTTGATATAATGATTGGTGAAGGCCCAGCTGCGCGTTCTATTAAATTAGACTTACCTGCATTTACACTTATTGGTGCCACTACGCGAGCAGGCTCGCTAACATCGCCACTGCGTGACCGTTTTGGTATTGTGCAGCGATTAGAGTTTTATTCTGTAGAAGATTTGTCGCACATAGTAGGGCGCTCTGCACATTATCTTGGTTTAGAAATGTGTGACGACGGCGCAACCGAAATTGCACAACGTTCACGTGGTACACCACGTATTGCAAACCGTTTATTACGGCGTGTACGCGATTACACACAGGTAAAATCTGACGGCACAGTAAACGCCGAAGTAGCTAAGCAAGCGCTTGATATAATTGATGTAGATAAAAGTGGTTTTGATTATATGGATCGCAAATATTTACTCGCCATAATTGAAAAATTCATGGGCGGCCCAGTAGGACTCGACAATGTAGCTGCAGCTATTGGTGAAGAGCGTGAAACAATAGAAGATGTAATAGAGCCGTTTTTAATTCAGCAAGGATTTATTCAGCGTACTCCGCGTGGTCGAATAGTGTCTGACAGTGCATACCATCACTTTGGTTTACTTCCTAAAAAAGACTAG
- the tolQ gene encoding protein TolQ, whose translation MGSGLNFLDLILEASLLVQLVMLGLVAMSVMSWTIIFQRKKAISDALSNAKKFEQKFWSGIDLSKLYNEISSRSGQSQGIEALFTSGFKEFARHKKNTFQSASIVMEGTHRSMRVALSREIEKIESSLSFLATVGSISPYIGLFGTVWGIMNAFIALGEVKQATLQMVAPGIAEALIATAMGLFAAIPAVIAYNRFSNSVEKLESHYINFMEEFANILHRQAATQIEAQANVSA comes from the coding sequence GTGGGATCAGGGCTTAATTTTTTAGACCTAATTTTAGAAGCAAGCTTGCTTGTTCAGTTAGTGATGTTAGGGCTAGTTGCCATGTCTGTAATGTCGTGGACAATTATATTTCAGCGTAAAAAAGCAATATCAGATGCACTATCAAATGCTAAGAAATTTGAGCAAAAATTTTGGTCTGGTATTGATCTAAGTAAATTGTATAACGAAATATCGTCACGCAGCGGTCAGTCTCAAGGTATTGAAGCCTTATTTACTTCAGGCTTTAAAGAGTTTGCTCGTCATAAAAAGAATACATTTCAAAGTGCGAGTATTGTTATGGAAGGGACGCATCGTTCTATGCGTGTTGCGCTTTCTCGTGAAATTGAAAAAATTGAATCTAGCTTATCGTTTTTAGCAACGGTAGGTTCTATTAGTCCGTACATCGGTTTGTTTGGTACAGTGTGGGGTATTATGAATGCCTTTATTGCACTAGGTGAAGTTAAGCAAGCTACATTACAAATGGTAGCACCCGGTATAGCAGAGGCACTTATTGCGACTGCTATGGGTTTATTCGCGGCAATTCCGGCCGTTATTGCTTATAACCGCTTTTCAAATAGTGTTGAAAAGCTTGAGTCTCACTATATTAACTTTATGGAAGAGTTTGCTAATATTTTACACCGTCAAGCAGCTACACAAATAGAGGCACAAGCGAATGTATCAGCGTAA